From the Brassica napus cultivar Da-Ae chromosome A8, Da-Ae, whole genome shotgun sequence genome, one window contains:
- the LOC106361260 gene encoding uncharacterized protein LOC106361260, translating into MAALSTSLSLSRNTQQLHPSSGFSLKPIGRRANVSFGLNPSKKIQLSAPSGKRILTIQSAYRDDDSSGSTGLFVGGFILGGLIVGALGCVYAPQISKAIAGADRKDFMRKLPKFIYDEEKALEKTRKVLADKIAQLNSAIDDVSSQLKSEDTPNGAALSTDEVEATA; encoded by the exons ATGGCGGCTCTTTcgacatctctctctctttccagGAATACTCAGCAACTCCATCCTTCATCTG GCTTTTCTCTGAAGCCAATTGGTCGTCGTGCCAACGTTTCTTTCGGGCTGAATCCCTCTAAAAAGATCCAGCTTTCTGCTCCTAGTGGCAAAAGGATCCTAACCATCCAATCAGCATACAG AGATGATGACAGTTCAGGCAGCACTGGCCTGTTTGTGGGAGGGTTCATTTTGGGCGGGCTCATAGTCGGTGCTCTTGGATGTGTGTATGCACCACAG ATCAGCAAGGCTATAGCTGGAGCAGACCGAAAGGATTTCATGAGGAAATTGCCTAAGTTCATATATGATGAGGAAAAAGCTTTGGAG AAAACTCGCAAGGTATTGGCTGACAAAATTGCTCAGCTCAACTCTGCTATCGACGATGTGTCCTCTCAGCTAAAATCAGAAGACACCCCTAATGGTGCAGCTCTAAGCACCGATGAAGTCGAGGCTACAGCCTGA
- the LOC106405582 gene encoding protein PLASTID MOVEMENT IMPAIRED 1: MAAEYSGSRSSNTQLLAELEALSENLYQKPQAPVGRRTNSLALPRSSVPSLVTSAEDVTVPKPRSRRLSLSPWRSRPKLEAEEEENQKISIKTPEESSLGGSKAKEERKGIWNWKPIRGLARIGMQKLSCLLSVEVVAAQNLPASMNGLRLGVCVRKKETKDGAVQTMPCRVSQGSADFEETLFIKCHVYYSPANGKGAPAKFEARPFLVYLFAVDAKELEFGRNMVDLSDLIQESVEKMSYEGARVRQWDMSWGLSGKAKGGELVLKLGFQIMEKDGGAGIYGKQGELGIKPSSKPKNFSGSFGRKQSKTSFSVPSPKMTSQSQTWTPASGVEAASDLQRIEHLNLDDPEEKPAPKTEEPEQRVEEDDQEPPDFEVVDKGVEFDDDMETEKSDGTIGERSSEMKEQHVNVDDPRHMIRLTELDSIAKQIKALESMMKDDRNGEEGERESPRLDEEEQTVTKEFLQLLEDEESENLKFYQHKMEISELRSGESVDEESENYLSDLGKGIGCVVQTRDGGYLVSMNPFDTVVMRKDTPKLVMQISKQIVVLPEAGSATGFELFHRMAGSGKELDSKICSLMAMDELMGKTGEQVAFEGIASAIIQGRNKERANTSAARTVAAVKTMANAMNSGRRERIMTGIWNVEENPLASAEEVLAVSLQKLEEMVIEGLKIQADMVEDDAPFEVSAAKGQPNPLESTIPLDEWLKENRKQKTLTVFATVQLRDPTRRYEAVGGTVVVAVQAEDQEDGLKVGSLHVGGVKSNGAEKRRLTAAQAQWLVEYGMGKKGKKKSNVKRKEKEEEDEELLWSLSSRVMADMWLKSIRNPDVKLHC, translated from the coding sequence atGGCGGCTGAATATTCGGGTAGCCGAAGTTCCAACACACAGCTTCTCGCTGAACTCGAAGCCCTAAGTGAAAATCTTTACCAGAAACCTCAGGCTCCAGTTGGTCGCAGAACAAACTCTCTCGCTCTCCCTCGCAGCTCCGTTCCGTCCCTCGTGACCTCTGCCGAGGATGTGACGGTGCCGAAACCACGGTCTCGGCGTTTGTCTCTGTCTCCATGGCGGTCTCGACCCAAGCTCGAGgcagaggaggaagagaatCAGAAGATAAGCATCAAGACACCAGAAGAGTCTTCATTGGGGGGATCCAAAGCcaaggaagagagaaaagggatatGGAACTGGAAACCCATTCGCGGGCTGGCCCGAATCGGAATGCAGAAGCTGAGCTGTTTGTTGTCGGTCGAGGTCGTGGCGGCCCAGAATCTACCGGCGTCGATGAACGGTCTACGACTCGGGGTTTGCGTGAGGAAGAAGGAAACCAAAGATGGCGCTGTCCAGACGATGCCGTGTCGGGTTTCTCAAGGATCCGCCGATTTCGAGGAGACGCTGTTCATCAAGTGCCACGTGTACTACTCGCCGGCTAATGGGAAAGGTGCTCCCGCCAAGTTTGAGGCTCGGCCGTTTTTGGTTTATCTATTCGCGGTGGATGCTAAGGAGCTTGAGTTTGGAAGGAACATGGTGGATTTGAGCGATTTGATCCAGGAATCTGTGGAGAAGATGAGTTACGAAGGAGCTAGGGTTAGGCAATGGGATATGAGCTGGGGGCTTTCAGGTAAAGCCAAAGGCGGTGAACTGGTTCTCAAATTAGGGTTTCAGATCATGGAAAAAGATGGTGGAGCTGGCATTTACGGTAAACAAGGTGAATTAGGGATTAAACCGAGCAGCAAACCGAAGAATTTCTCCGGTTCCTTTGGGCGAAAGCAATCGAAAACTTCCTTCAGTGTCCCCAGCCCAAAGATGACTAGCCAGAGCCAGACGTGGACGCCAGCAAGTGGCGTGGAGGCTGCGTCTGATCTTCAAAGAATTGAGCATCTGAATCTGGATGACCCGGAGGAGAAACCTGCTCCGAAAACAGAGGAACCTGAACAGAGAGTTGAAGAAGATGATCAAGAGCCTCCTGATTTTGAGGTTGTGGACAAAGGAGTCGAGTTTGATGACGACATGGAAACTGAGAAATCAGATGGAACCATAGGTGAGCGATCCTCTGAGATGAAGGAGCAACATGTTAATGTTGATGATCCACGGCACATGATAAGACTGACGGAGCTAGATTCTATTGCAAAGCAGATCAAAGCGCTTGAATCTATGATGAAAGATGATCGTAACGGTGAGGAAGGTGAGAGAGAGTCACCAAGGCTCGATGAAGAGGAGCAGACTGTGACAAAGGAGTTCCTTCAGTTACTTGAGGATGAAGAATCCGAAAATCTCAAATTCTACCAGCACAAAATGGAGATCTCCGAGCTGCGGTCTGGTGAATCAGTAGACGAAGAATCTGAGAATTACCTCTCAGATCTTGGGAAAGGCATCGGTTGTGTTGTTCAGACAAGGGACGGCGGATACTTAGTTTCTATGAACCCTTTTGATACGGTGGTCATGAGGAAGGACACTCCTAAGCTCGTAATGCAAATCTCGAAACAGATCGTGGTACTACCTGAAGCCGGATCAGCGACTGGATTCGAATTGTTTCATAGAATGGCGGGTTCGGGTAAGGAACTTGACTCAAAGATATGTTCGCTTATGGCGATGGACGAGCTTATGGGGAAAACAGGGGAACAAGTGGCTTTCGAAGGTATAGCGTCAGCGATCATACAAGGGAGGAACAAAGAGCGAGCGAACACGAGCGCAGCGCGAACTGTTGCGGCTGTTAAAACGATGGCTAACGCTATGAACAGCGGAAGAAGAGAGAGGATAATGACAGGAATCTGGAACGTGGAGGAGAATCCATTGGCATCAGCTGAGGAGGTTTTAGCTGTTTCTTTGCAGAAACTTGAAGAGATGGTGATCGAAGGACTAAAGATTCAAGCTGATATGGTGGAGGATGATGCTCCTTTTGAGGTTTCCGCTGCCAAAGGCCAGCCAAATCCACTTGAGTCGACCATCCCGCTCGACGAGTGGCTCAAGGAGAATCGCAAGCAGAAAACGTTGACCGTTTTTGCGACAGTGCAGCTCCGGGACCCAACAAGGAGATATGAGGCAGTGGGAGGGACAGTTGTCGTGGCGGTGCAGGCTGAAGATCAGGAGGATGGACTAAAAGTGGGAAGCTTGCACGTTGGGGGAGTGAAGAGCAATGGGGCGGAGAAGCGTAGGTTGACTGCTGCGCAGGCGCAGTGGCTTGTGGAGTATGGTATGGGTAAGAAAGGTAAGAAGAAGAGTAATGTTAAGaggaaggagaaagaagaagaagatgaagaattgTTGTGGAGCTTGTCGTCTAGAGTTATGGCGGATATGTGGCTAAAATCTATAAGGAACCCTGATGTGAAGTTGCACTGTTGA
- the LOC106361259 gene encoding glyceraldehyde-3-phosphate dehydrogenase GAPB, chloroplastic, whose translation MATHSALAVSRIPVKPRLQSKSAIHSFPAQCSSKRLEVAAFSGLRVSSNGGEASFFDAIAAQITPKAVGTSSPVRGETVAKLKVAINGFGRIGRNFLRCWHGRKDSPLEVVVLNDSGGVKNASHLLKYDSMLGTFKADVKIVDNETISVDGKLIKVVSNRDPLKLPWAELGIDIVIEGTGVFVDGPGAGKHIQAGASKVIITAPAKGADIPTYVVGVNEQDYSHDVANIISNASCTTNCLAPFAKVLDEEFGIVKGTMTTTHSYTGDQRLLDASHRDLRRARAAALNIVPTSTGAAKAVSLVLPQLKGKLNGIALRVPTPNVSVVDLVINVEKKGLTAEDVNEAFRKAAAGPLKGVLEVCDTPLVSCDFRCSDVSTTIDSSLTMVMGDDMVKVVAWYDNEWGYSQRVVDLAHLVAAKWPGEVAAGSGDPLEDFCKTNPADEECKVYEA comes from the exons ATGGCCACACATTCAGCTCTTGCCGTCTCCAGAATCCCCGTCAAACCGAGGCTGCAGTCTAAGAGTGCCATTCACTCTTTCCCAGCTCAATGTTCCTCCAAG AGGCTGGAAGTGGCTGCATTCTCCGGCCTGCGAGTCAGCAGTAACGGTGGGGAAGCATCTTTCTTTGATGCCATAGCTGCTCAAATCACCCCCAAG GCTGTGGGGACATCCTCTCCTGTTAGAGGAGAGACAGTGGCAAAACTGAAGGTGGCCATCAATGGGTTTGGAAGGATTGGTAGGAACTTCCTCAGGTGTTGGCACGGTCGCAAGGACTCTCCTCTCGAAGTTGTTGTGCTTAACGACAGTGGTGGTGTCAAGAAC GCATCCCACTTGCTCAAGTATGACTCCATGCTTGGAACCTTCAAGGCCGATGTGAAGATAGTCGACAATGAAACTATCAGCGTTGATGGCAAGCTCATCAAAGTCGTCTCAAACAGAGATCCTCTTAAGCTTCCATGGGCTGAGCTCGGCATTGACATTGTCATCGAG ggAACAGGAGTGTTTGTTGATGGGCCAGGAGCAGGGAAGCACATCCAAGCTGGAGCCTCGAAAGTGATCATCACAGCACCAGCTAAAGGCGCTGATATCCCAACCTATGTTGTGGGAGTCAATGAGCAAGACTATTCTCATGACGTTGCTAACATCATTAG CAATGCATCTTGCACCACCAACTGTTTGGCTCCCTTTGCGAAAGTTTTGGATGAAGAGTTTG GAATCGTCAAGGGGACTATGACAACGACACACTCTTACACCGGAGACCAA AGGCTCCTAGATGCATCACACAGGGACCTAAGGCGTGCAAGAGCCGCAGCACTGAACATTGTACCGACTAGCACAGGTGCAGCAAAGGCGGTGTCGTTGGTGCTCCCCCAGCTGAAGGGTAAACTCAACGGCATTGCACTCCGTGTGCCGACCCCAAACGTCTCTGTGGTTGACCTTGTTATAAACGTTGAGAAGAAAGGTTTGACTGCTGAAGACGTTAACGAGGCCTTCAGAAAAGCGGCCGCTGGACCGCTCAAGGGCGTTTTAGAGGTTTGCGACACGCCACTTGTCTCTTGTGACTTCAGGTGCTCTGATGTCTCAACCACCATTGACTCTTCCCTCACAATGGTCATGGGTGATGATATGGTCAAGGTGGTCGCCTGGTACGACAACGAGTGGGGTTACAG CCAAAGAGTAGTGGATTTGGCTCACCTAGTGGCTGCCAAGTGGCCGGGAGAAGTAGCTGCTGGAAGCGGAGACCCTTTGGAAGATTTCTGTAAGACAAACCCAGCCGATGAGGAATGCAAAGTCTATGAAGCTTGA